A stretch of the uncultured Trichococcus sp. genome encodes the following:
- the purF gene encoding amidophosphoribosyltransferase, whose translation MLAETKSLNEECGVFGIWGDDNASQLTYFGLHSLQHRGQEGAGIVSCDEGKLLVHRNLGLISEVFKDGNDLQRLTGNRAIGHVRYSTSGQNSIENVQPFLYHFYDMDIAICHNGNLVNAKSLRRNLEENGAIFHSTSDTEVLMHLIRRSQKDSLIEKIKESLNQVKGGFTYILLTEEKMFGAVDPNSFRPLVIGQLPNGAYVMASETCAIDTIGADFVRNVNAGELAIIDDNGLTIEKYTDDTTISIAAMEYIYFARPDSNIAGVNVHTARKRMGTRLAIEAPAVTADIVIGVPNSSLSAASGFAEESGTPYEMGLIKNQYVGRTFIQPTQELRELGVKMKLSAVKGVVQGKSVVMVDDSIVRGTTSKRIVTLLKEAGAKEVHVRISSPPLIYPSFYGIDISKSAELIAAKMTVDEICAYIGADSLAFLSQEGLIDSIGLKFDMPYSGLCMDSFNGDYPTGLYDYEADYVNNMTAIQKENLKGGQV comes from the coding sequence ATGCTTGCTGAAACAAAAAGCTTAAACGAAGAATGTGGCGTATTCGGCATTTGGGGAGACGACAATGCCAGCCAGTTGACTTACTTCGGTTTGCACAGCTTGCAGCACCGTGGACAAGAGGGTGCAGGGATAGTTTCATGTGATGAAGGAAAATTGTTGGTGCACCGCAATCTGGGGCTGATCAGCGAAGTCTTCAAGGACGGAAATGATCTGCAAAGATTAACCGGTAACCGTGCCATCGGGCATGTGCGTTACTCGACTTCCGGACAGAACAGCATCGAGAATGTGCAGCCGTTTTTGTACCATTTCTATGATATGGACATCGCCATTTGCCACAACGGCAACTTAGTGAACGCCAAATCATTGCGCCGCAATCTTGAGGAAAACGGCGCCATCTTCCATTCGACTTCGGATACGGAAGTTCTGATGCATCTGATCAGACGCAGCCAGAAAGACAGCCTGATCGAAAAGATCAAAGAGAGCTTGAATCAGGTCAAGGGTGGCTTCACGTATATCCTTTTGACTGAAGAGAAAATGTTCGGTGCCGTCGATCCGAATTCATTCCGTCCGCTTGTCATCGGCCAATTGCCTAATGGCGCGTATGTGATGGCCAGCGAAACGTGCGCCATCGATACGATCGGCGCTGATTTTGTCCGCAACGTCAACGCCGGAGAACTGGCGATCATTGACGACAACGGCTTGACGATCGAAAAATATACCGATGATACAACCATCTCCATCGCTGCGATGGAGTATATCTACTTCGCGCGTCCGGATTCGAATATTGCCGGGGTGAACGTGCATACAGCGCGCAAACGCATGGGAACACGTTTGGCTATCGAAGCACCGGCAGTGACTGCGGATATCGTCATCGGTGTGCCCAACTCTTCCTTGTCCGCGGCGAGCGGATTCGCGGAAGAAAGCGGAACGCCTTACGAAATGGGCCTGATCAAGAACCAATATGTCGGACGTACGTTCATCCAACCGACGCAGGAACTGCGCGAATTGGGCGTGAAAATGAAATTATCCGCCGTAAAAGGGGTTGTCCAGGGCAAAAGCGTCGTCATGGTGGATGATTCCATCGTGCGCGGGACGACCAGCAAACGCATCGTGACTTTGTTGAAAGAAGCGGGAGCCAAAGAAGTGCATGTCCGCATCTCTTCCCCGCCTTTGATCTACCCAAGTTTCTACGGAATCGACATCAGCAAGTCAGCCGAACTGATCGCCGCTAAAATGACGGTCGATGAAATCTGCGCATATATCGGTGCGGACAGCTTGGCTTTCCTTAGCCAAGAGGGTCTGATCGATTCGATCGGTTTGAAATTTGATATGCCGTATTCAGGCTTGTGCATGGACAGCTTCAACGGGGACTACCCGACTGGGCTGTACGACTATGAAGCGGATTACGTGAACAATATGACAGCTATCCAAAAAGAGAATCTAAAGGGAGGACAAGTTTGA
- the purL gene encoding phosphoribosylformylglycinamidine synthase subunit PurL — MAFLEPTPEQVKESKIYREWGLTDEEYGTICDKILHRLPNYTETGLFAVMWSEHCSYKNSKPVLRKFPTTGPQVLQGPGEGAGIVDIGDGQAVVFKAESHNHPSAVEPYEGAATGVGGIIRDIFSMGARPIAILDSLRFGELDNERTKHIFEEVVAGISGYGNCIGIPTVGGETVFDPCYKGNPLVNAMCVGLIDQKDMQKGQAAGVGNSIMYVGAKTGRDGIHGATFASEEFKEEEEAQRSAVQVGDPFMEKLLMEACLECIYDYSDALIGIQDMGAAGLVSSSSEMASKAGSGLLLNLDDVPQRETEMTPYEMMLSESQERMLLCIKKGEEQRIVDLFKKYELDAVVIGEVTDDGMYRLSHAGKVVAELPVDALAEDAPVYYKPTAVPARIAAFAAMEDYKPAFTSAQDTLVALLQQATLASKKNVYDTYDSMVRTSTVVGPGSDAAVVRVRGTKKAIAMTTDCNGRYLYLNPEIGGQIAVAEAARNIVASGGKPLAITDCLNYGNPDKPEIFWELSTSADGISEACRQLDTPVISGNVSLYNETDGVAVYPTPMIGMVGLIEDLAHITTQTFKAAGDRIILIGETKADFNGSELQKMELGKIEGKLMDFDLAVEKENQANVLKAIKAGLIASAHDLSEGGLAVGLMESVFDTGLGFDVTVDMDKTLLFSETQSRFILSVKPENVAAVEAIFGSAAAQIGNVTEDATAKIVAVNETITLDVKEVQSKWEEAIPCLLKQKA, encoded by the coding sequence ATGGCATTTTTAGAACCAACGCCAGAACAAGTAAAAGAGTCCAAAATTTATCGTGAATGGGGTCTGACAGACGAAGAGTACGGCACGATCTGCGATAAAATTTTGCATCGTTTGCCGAACTATACTGAAACTGGCCTGTTTGCCGTTATGTGGAGCGAACACTGTTCTTATAAAAATTCAAAACCAGTCCTGAGAAAATTCCCTACTACCGGCCCGCAAGTATTGCAAGGACCTGGTGAGGGTGCTGGTATCGTGGATATCGGCGACGGCCAGGCTGTTGTTTTCAAAGCGGAAAGCCACAACCACCCATCAGCTGTCGAACCTTATGAAGGCGCAGCTACCGGTGTCGGCGGAATCATCCGTGACATCTTCAGCATGGGCGCACGCCCGATTGCGATCCTTGACTCTTTGCGTTTCGGCGAATTGGACAATGAGCGTACGAAACACATCTTCGAAGAAGTCGTTGCCGGCATCAGCGGTTACGGCAACTGTATCGGCATCCCGACTGTCGGCGGCGAAACGGTCTTCGACCCTTGCTACAAAGGCAATCCACTGGTCAATGCAATGTGCGTCGGCTTGATCGATCAGAAAGATATGCAAAAAGGTCAAGCTGCCGGAGTCGGCAACTCGATCATGTACGTGGGTGCAAAAACCGGCCGCGATGGTATCCATGGCGCCACTTTCGCTTCCGAAGAATTCAAGGAAGAGGAAGAAGCACAACGTTCGGCTGTCCAAGTGGGCGATCCGTTCATGGAAAAATTATTGATGGAAGCTTGTTTGGAATGCATTTATGACTACTCCGACGCTTTGATCGGTATCCAGGACATGGGTGCGGCCGGTTTGGTCTCCTCCAGTTCGGAAATGGCTTCAAAAGCAGGCAGCGGCTTGCTGTTGAACCTTGATGACGTTCCCCAACGCGAAACAGAAATGACACCTTACGAAATGATGCTTTCCGAGTCGCAGGAGCGTATGCTGCTGTGCATCAAGAAGGGCGAAGAGCAACGCATCGTCGACCTGTTCAAAAAATATGAATTGGATGCAGTCGTGATCGGTGAAGTTACCGATGATGGCATGTACCGTCTGTCTCATGCTGGCAAAGTGGTGGCTGAACTTCCGGTTGATGCTTTGGCTGAAGATGCTCCGGTCTACTACAAGCCGACTGCAGTGCCTGCCCGCATCGCTGCATTTGCGGCTATGGAAGACTACAAACCTGCCTTCACATCAGCGCAGGATACATTAGTGGCTTTATTGCAACAAGCGACGTTGGCTTCCAAGAAGAACGTCTATGACACCTATGATTCCATGGTCCGCACCAGCACGGTTGTAGGCCCAGGAAGCGATGCTGCAGTTGTCCGCGTCCGCGGCACCAAAAAAGCGATCGCAATGACAACGGACTGCAACGGCCGTTACCTGTATTTGAACCCGGAAATCGGCGGACAGATCGCTGTCGCTGAAGCTGCCCGCAATATCGTTGCCAGCGGCGGAAAACCATTGGCGATCACAGACTGCTTGAACTACGGAAATCCTGATAAGCCAGAAATTTTCTGGGAATTGAGCACTTCCGCGGACGGCATCTCCGAAGCTTGCCGCCAATTGGATACGCCGGTCATCTCAGGTAACGTGTCCCTTTACAATGAAACCGACGGCGTAGCCGTTTATCCGACACCGATGATCGGTATGGTCGGTCTGATCGAGGATCTTGCACACATCACAACGCAAACTTTCAAAGCTGCTGGCGACCGCATTATCCTGATCGGCGAAACCAAAGCTGATTTCAACGGTTCCGAACTGCAAAAAATGGAATTGGGCAAAATCGAAGGCAAACTGATGGACTTTGACTTGGCTGTCGAAAAAGAAAACCAAGCGAATGTCCTGAAAGCTATCAAAGCCGGCTTGATCGCCAGCGCGCATGACTTGTCTGAAGGCGGTTTGGCTGTCGGCTTGATGGAGAGCGTCTTTGACACTGGCTTAGGTTTCGACGTAACGGTTGATATGGATAAAACGTTGCTGTTCAGCGAAACGCAATCACGCTTCATCCTGAGTGTGAAACCTGAAAATGTTGCCGCTGTGGAAGCGATCTTCGGATCAGCTGCTGCACAAATCGGTAACGTAACAGAAGATGCCACGGCGAAAATCGTTGCCGTGAACGAAACAATCACTTTGGACGTAAAAGAAGTACAATCGAAATGGGAGGAGGCTATTCCATGCTTGCTGAAACAAAAAGCTTAA
- the purQ gene encoding phosphoribosylformylglycinamidine synthase subunit PurQ, protein MKFAVIVFPGSNCDLDMYAAIKDILGEDAEYVQHYETSLEGFDAVLLPGGFTYGDYLRTGAIARFSNIMSEVVRFAEEGKPVFGTCNGFQILAEAGLLPGALRRNDTLKFVCKPQDLKVVNADTQFTSLYKEGEIISVPIAHGEGNYFCDAETLADLKANNQIVFTYANGNPNGSIEDIAGIINKKGNVLGMMPHPERAVEALLGSADGLRLFQSMVENYKKELNK, encoded by the coding sequence ATGAAATTCGCTGTCATCGTTTTTCCTGGATCTAACTGTGATTTAGATATGTATGCAGCCATTAAAGATATTCTTGGAGAAGATGCAGAGTATGTGCAACATTATGAAACAAGTCTTGAAGGTTTCGATGCTGTCCTATTGCCCGGCGGATTCACTTATGGCGATTACTTGCGTACAGGTGCGATTGCCCGTTTTTCTAACATCATGAGCGAAGTTGTCCGTTTCGCTGAAGAAGGCAAACCTGTATTCGGCACTTGCAACGGGTTCCAGATTTTGGCTGAAGCCGGCTTATTGCCTGGTGCTTTACGCCGCAATGATACTTTGAAATTCGTCTGCAAACCGCAGGATCTGAAAGTCGTGAATGCCGATACGCAATTCACTTCCCTCTATAAAGAAGGCGAAATCATCTCTGTTCCGATCGCGCATGGTGAAGGAAACTATTTCTGCGATGCAGAGACTTTGGCTGACCTGAAAGCCAACAATCAAATCGTATTCACTTATGCAAACGGCAATCCGAACGGCAGCATCGAGGACATCGCCGGCATCATCAACAAAAAAGGCAACGTCCTCGGCATGATGCCTCATCCGGAGCGTGCTGTCGAAGCTTTATTGGGATCAGCGGATGGCTTGCGACTGTTCCAATCCATGGTTGAAAATTATAAGAAGGAGCTGAACAAATAA